From a single Pseudomonas triticicola genomic region:
- a CDS encoding Rid family hydrolase has protein sequence MAASQPHGKNTAYWGVSWEEGYGYPQARKVGNEIYISGQFNHDEEGNLVAPAPLNSEGKPSDFSSIGEQMRASYDNIAKLLALYGATLDDVVEETLYVLDMDAAFAVVGDVRKAAYRTERPQCASNIIGVSRLAQRSQLIEIVCKAVIGSRAD, from the coding sequence ATGGCTGCCTCACAACCGCACGGCAAAAACACCGCTTACTGGGGAGTCTCATGGGAGGAGGGCTACGGCTATCCCCAGGCCAGAAAAGTCGGAAACGAGATCTATATCTCGGGTCAGTTCAACCACGATGAGGAGGGTAATCTCGTTGCTCCCGCGCCCCTGAATAGCGAGGGTAAACCCAGCGATTTCTCGTCGATAGGAGAGCAAATGCGCGCCTCCTACGACAATATCGCCAAGCTGCTCGCGCTCTATGGAGCAACCCTTGATGATGTCGTCGAAGAAACGCTGTACGTATTGGATATGGACGCGGCATTCGCCGTCGTAGGTGATGTGCGCAAAGCCGCATATCGCACTGAGCGGCCACAGTGCGCGAGCAATATCATCGGTGTATCCAGGTTGGCTCAACGTTCACAGCTGATTGAAATTGTCTGCAAAGCTGTCATCGGATCTCGCGCCGACTAA
- a CDS encoding mechanosensitive ion channel family protein, translating to MTEDFIGFFTAHTILGISLANWVLAFLAATLSYLLTTTAIRFVFRKVQARASAGNGHLTYMASEVLAATSTTLLLLASILVGIGLLDLPERWLGRVSSLWFVVAALQVGLWTNRALALGLHRYFSRHNATGTFQASALATLSLWGVKVLLWAVILLAMLSNLGVNITAFVASLGVGGIAVALAVQNILGDVFASLSIAVDKPFEVGDFIVVGTLAGTVEHVGLKTTRIRSLGGEQIVMANADMIGSTIQNYKRLQERRVVFEFRLTYECTSEQIRQITQRVESIIKNEKQARFDRCHFRSFGESALEFETVYIVLDASYNVYMDVQQRINLAIMEAVAELDATFAFPARTVHVASLPEPSAQPARTQQPSRAQHA from the coding sequence ATGACCGAGGATTTCATCGGCTTTTTCACGGCTCACACGATTTTAGGAATTTCACTGGCGAACTGGGTGCTGGCGTTCCTCGCCGCGACACTCAGTTATCTGCTGACCACCACGGCGATCCGTTTCGTGTTCCGCAAGGTGCAGGCGCGGGCCAGCGCCGGCAATGGGCATCTGACGTACATGGCCAGCGAAGTGCTGGCGGCGACCAGCACCACGTTGCTGCTGTTGGCATCGATTCTGGTCGGCATCGGTTTGCTGGATTTGCCGGAACGCTGGCTCGGGCGGGTCAGCAGTTTATGGTTCGTGGTGGCGGCGTTGCAGGTCGGCCTGTGGACCAACCGCGCGCTGGCGCTGGGGTTGCATCGGTATTTCTCGCGGCATAACGCGACCGGCACTTTTCAGGCGAGCGCCCTGGCGACCTTGAGCCTGTGGGGCGTCAAGGTATTGCTGTGGGCGGTGATTCTGCTGGCGATGCTGTCGAATCTGGGCGTCAACATCACTGCGTTCGTCGCCAGCCTGGGTGTCGGCGGTATCGCGGTGGCGCTGGCGGTGCAGAACATTCTCGGCGACGTGTTCGCCTCGCTGTCGATTGCCGTCGACAAGCCGTTTGAGGTGGGCGATTTCATCGTCGTCGGCACGCTGGCCGGTACGGTCGAGCACGTCGGCCTGAAGACCACGCGCATCCGCAGTCTCGGCGGTGAGCAGATTGTCATGGCCAACGCCGACATGATCGGCAGCACCATTCAGAACTACAAACGCTTGCAGGAACGTCGAGTGGTGTTCGAGTTTCGTCTGACTTACGAGTGCACCAGCGAACAGATCCGCCAGATCACTCAACGCGTTGAAAGCATCATCAAGAACGAAAAACAGGCACGCTTCGACCGTTGCCATTTCCGCAGTTTTGGTGAGAGCGCGCTGGAATTCGAGACGGTGTATATCGTTCTGGACGCCAGCTACAACGTCTACATGGACGTGCAGCAACGCATCAATCTGGCAATCATGGAAGCGGTGGCCGAGCTGGACGCGACGTTCGCCTTCCCGGCGCGCACCGTGCATGTCGCCTCCCTGCCCGAACCCAGCGCGCAGCCGGCACGCACACAGCAACCTTCGCGTGCGCAGCATGCTTGA
- a CDS encoding AraC family transcriptional regulator encodes MDRKKGQPDSTDWVIRSVQPGGIERIEAWFGSHGYDPHRHDTYSIGRTLAGVQSFHYVGSLRHGIPGNTLVLHPDELHDGMAGTDAGFRYRMAYIDPAMIQNILGGEPLPFITGGLSNDPRLFHASETFVQAVDHPLEALEQQDALYDLAMALRAVAGKPRGRKRLDYRAAELARAFILEHLDSCITLEMLECASGRERWSLSRDFRTLYGTSPYRFVTLRRLDRFRSLVVEGFTLVDAALVAGFHDQSHMTRHFTRCYGIPPMRWLERLRAAR; translated from the coding sequence ATGGATAGGAAAAAAGGCCAACCAGACAGCACTGACTGGGTCATCCGCAGTGTTCAACCAGGAGGAATCGAGCGTATTGAAGCGTGGTTCGGCAGCCACGGCTACGATCCTCATCGACATGACACCTACTCCATCGGCCGCACGTTGGCGGGCGTCCAGAGCTTTCACTATGTAGGCTCGTTGCGCCACGGTATCCCCGGCAATACGCTCGTGCTTCATCCAGACGAACTTCACGATGGTATGGCCGGGACTGATGCAGGCTTTCGTTATCGGATGGCTTACATTGATCCGGCAATGATTCAAAACATCCTGGGTGGCGAGCCCTTGCCTTTTATCACGGGGGGGCTTTCAAACGACCCACGGCTGTTCCATGCCAGTGAAACATTTGTGCAAGCAGTGGATCATCCGCTGGAAGCATTGGAGCAACAGGACGCGCTGTATGACTTGGCAATGGCGTTGCGTGCCGTCGCGGGCAAGCCGCGCGGGCGCAAGCGCCTGGATTACCGCGCAGCCGAGCTTGCCAGAGCGTTCATCCTGGAACACTTGGATTCATGCATCACGCTGGAGATGCTCGAGTGTGCCAGCGGGCGCGAACGCTGGAGCCTGTCACGCGACTTCAGAACGCTTTACGGTACGAGTCCTTACCGATTTGTCACCCTGCGCCGCCTGGACCGGTTCCGCTCATTGGTGGTTGAAGGTTTCACCCTGGTCGATGCAGCGCTCGTCGCGGGGTTTCACGATCAAAGTCATATGACGCGACATTTCACCCGCTGCTACGGCATCCCGCCCATGCGCTGGCTGGAACGATTGCGCGCCGCACGCTGA
- a CDS encoding cupin domain-containing protein, producing MAELRHQYSSVPVNLAHKASLIEQHWSPRVVAEMNDYQFKVVRIEGEFIWHSHPETDEAFLVLEGTLRIDLLEGCVYVNPGELYVVPRGVEHRTAAQGEAKLMMIEPRGILNTGHEDGERTALNDVWI from the coding sequence ATGGCAGAGCTCCGTCATCAATATTCATCAGTTCCTGTAAACCTGGCACATAAGGCTTCGCTGATCGAACAACATTGGAGTCCCAGGGTTGTGGCAGAGATGAATGACTACCAGTTCAAGGTTGTGCGAATCGAAGGCGAATTCATCTGGCACTCGCATCCTGAGACCGATGAAGCATTTCTTGTTTTGGAAGGCACCTTGCGCATTGATCTGCTGGAAGGCTGCGTCTATGTGAATCCAGGTGAACTCTATGTGGTACCCCGCGGCGTGGAACATCGCACGGCTGCCCAAGGTGAAGCCAAGCTGATGATGATCGAGCCGCGAGGCATCTTGAACACGGGGCATGAAGATGGCGAAAGAACGGCTTTGAACGACGTCTGGATATAA
- a CDS encoding helix-turn-helix transcriptional regulator, with protein MPPIATASPPRQKIILRSDNLTSSDFGALFSRLFGNRYADTPPPPSNIIIGGVYGRHDGVSFRRMHYHGDFSVALPDPQNEITFVIPTAGKIVFNHVTESIGMARIGLAIDKADIRSMRFVDDHAHHGISINRQQLTERLSALLEKPVVQKIVFEPSVDLNTPAFQGLKALIDLATGTEFDALINSGTLMPSRLREMLIDAVLEAWPHNFTEALRGPAPCVAPRHVKVAMEFIQAHPQQLVSGVDLARLSHVSQRALQEGFRRFVGMSIVAYQRQVRLQRAYEALVRGHASSVTEVALRFGFSNVGRFCQYFQSAYGVSPAELKARR; from the coding sequence ATGCCGCCCATCGCAACTGCATCCCCACCCCGCCAAAAGATCATCCTGCGCTCCGACAACCTCACCTCTTCCGACTTCGGCGCCCTGTTCTCCAGGCTCTTCGGCAACCGCTACGCCGATACTCCGCCGCCACCTTCCAACATCATCATCGGCGGGGTCTACGGGCGGCACGACGGGGTGAGTTTTCGGCGTATGCATTACCACGGCGACTTCAGCGTCGCCCTCCCCGATCCGCAGAACGAAATCACTTTCGTCATTCCCACCGCCGGCAAGATCGTTTTCAACCACGTCACTGAATCCATTGGCATGGCGCGCATCGGTCTGGCGATCGACAAGGCGGATATCCGTTCGATGCGCTTTGTTGATGATCACGCGCACCACGGGATTTCGATCAATCGTCAGCAACTCACCGAGCGGTTGTCGGCGCTGCTGGAGAAACCGGTCGTGCAGAAGATCGTGTTTGAGCCAAGCGTGGATCTGAATACCCCGGCATTTCAGGGCCTCAAGGCGTTGATCGATCTGGCCACGGGCACTGAGTTCGATGCCTTGATCAACAGCGGCACGTTGATGCCGTCACGGTTGCGCGAGATGTTGATCGATGCGGTGCTGGAGGCGTGGCCGCACAATTTCACTGAGGCTTTACGAGGCCCGGCGCCGTGTGTGGCGCCGCGACATGTGAAGGTGGCGATGGAGTTTATTCAGGCGCATCCGCAGCAGTTGGTCAGTGGCGTGGATCTGGCGCGGTTGAGCCATGTCAGCCAGCGCGCGTTGCAGGAAGGTTTTCGGCGTTTTGTCGGGATGTCGATCGTCGCTTATCAGCGGCAGGTGCGTTTGCAGCGCGCCTATGAGGCGTTGGTGCGCGGGCATGCAAGCTCTGTGACGGAGGTGGCGTTGCGTTTCGGCTTCAGCAATGTCGGGCGCTTTTGTCAGTATTTTCAAAGCGCTTACGGCGTAAGCCCAGCGGAGTTGAAGGCCAGGCGTTGA
- a CDS encoding tyrosine-protein phosphatase has protein sequence MFQRLLCSLSVLSLSIAAAHAAEPVTLDTPRLSGIDNFRDIAGIATAYSTAHDGVMRNGVFYRSNALTPSAADLATLNGLGIKAIYDLRTPSEIAATPDTMITGAAYRNIDIIGSTTSGADITNISFHSAAEAVAMMEDTNRAFVSDAGMRGQFGQLFNELASVDAAQLFHCTAGKDRTGWTAAVLQSIAGVDEATIMANYLATNDYTAARVAATLKALPPSMAAVYEPLLGVQASYLQAGLDQVAAEYGSMDNYLKQGLGLSQETIYVLRGKLVEYNSLPGQAGLVGNAAAGAELLRQLQNSELSGTYSAYNYYLQSAIDAGSLGGVESQVGGQVHADAASYLLRQNAMIEQAAAPFASGSDLKVGQYRLWSTALASYLGTDGSAHAESSNEHSQGLMLGITQRFSEQLSARGGFGYSKGSVGGAGGEADTDFTFLNLGVRYGLTSLERGMFIDANASAGYVDYDSKRELGGGLGTAKGDTHGNLTGATVALGYRLPLSSVIVEPSLGFRVSHLDLQGFKEKGSELALDVDGIEQTRRSAVANLDVSFAPVAMGAWQLVPGVRVGYERALGDQQVDSEGHLLGLDIEQRAAFDNRDQFSGGVNLMANLGALSVGAEVGANGGGDSHGFNGGLKASYAF, from the coding sequence GTGTTCCAACGTCTTCTGTGTTCGCTGTCCGTTCTGAGCCTTTCCATCGCCGCTGCCCACGCGGCCGAGCCTGTCACCCTCGACACGCCGCGCTTGTCCGGCATCGACAACTTTCGCGACATCGCCGGCATCGCCACCGCGTACTCCACCGCCCACGACGGCGTTATGCGCAACGGCGTGTTCTACCGCTCCAATGCGCTGACGCCGTCGGCGGCGGATCTGGCGACACTCAATGGCCTCGGCATCAAAGCCATTTACGACTTGCGCACGCCCAGCGAAATTGCCGCCACGCCCGACACGATGATCACGGGCGCGGCCTACCGCAATATCGATATCATCGGCAGCACCACCTCGGGTGCGGACATCACCAATATCTCGTTCCACAGCGCCGCCGAGGCCGTGGCGATGATGGAGGACACCAACCGCGCTTTCGTCAGCGATGCCGGCATGCGTGGGCAGTTCGGCCAGTTGTTCAATGAGCTGGCCAGTGTCGACGCCGCGCAGCTGTTCCACTGCACCGCCGGCAAGGACCGCACCGGCTGGACCGCCGCCGTGTTGCAGAGCATCGCTGGCGTCGATGAGGCGACGATCATGGCCAATTATCTGGCGACCAACGACTACACCGCCGCCCGTGTCGCCGCGACCTTGAAAGCGCTGCCGCCGAGCATGGCCGCTGTCTACGAGCCGCTGCTCGGCGTGCAGGCCAGTTACTTGCAGGCCGGTCTCGACCAGGTCGCCGCCGAGTACGGCAGCATGGACAACTACCTCAAGCAGGGCCTCGGTCTGTCCCAGGAAACCATTTACGTGCTGCGCGGCAAACTGGTCGAGTACAACAGCTTGCCGGGGCAGGCCGGGCTGGTCGGCAACGCCGCCGCTGGTGCCGAATTGCTGCGGCAGTTGCAGAACTCCGAGCTGTCCGGCACCTACAGCGCCTACAACTACTACCTGCAATCGGCGATCGACGCCGGCAGCCTGGGCGGTGTCGAATCTCAAGTTGGCGGTCAGGTTCACGCCGATGCGGCCAGCTACCTGCTGCGGCAGAACGCGATGATCGAACAAGCCGCCGCACCGTTCGCCAGCGGCAGCGATTTGAAGGTCGGCCAATACCGCCTCTGGAGCACCGCGCTCGCCAGCTACCTCGGCACCGACGGCTCGGCCCATGCCGAGAGCAGCAACGAACACAGCCAGGGCCTGATGCTCGGCATCACCCAGCGCTTCAGCGAACAACTCAGCGCGCGCGGCGGCTTTGGCTACAGCAAGGGCAGCGTGGGCGGCGCGGGTGGCGAGGCCGATACTGACTTCACCTTCCTCAACCTCGGTGTGCGTTACGGCCTCACCAGCCTTGAGCGGGGCATGTTTATCGATGCCAACGCCAGCGCCGGTTACGTCGACTACGACAGCAAACGCGAGCTCGGTGGTGGTCTCGGCACTGCCAAGGGCGACACTCACGGCAATCTCACTGGCGCGACCGTGGCGTTGGGTTATCGCCTGCCGCTGAGCAGCGTGATTGTCGAACCGAGCCTGGGCTTTCGCGTCAGTCATCTCGACTTGCAAGGTTTCAAAGAGAAGGGCAGTGAGCTGGCGCTCGACGTCGATGGCATCGAGCAGACCCGCCGCAGCGCGGTAGCCAATCTCGACGTGTCATTTGCCCCAGTGGCCATGGGTGCGTGGCAGTTGGTCCCGGGTGTTCGCGTGGGCTATGAACGTGCGCTCGGCGATCAGCAAGTCGACAGTGAAGGCCACCTGCTGGGGCTGGATATCGAGCAGCGCGCGGCGTTCGACAATCGAGACCAGTTCAGCGGCGGCGTTAATCTGATGGCCAACCTCGGCGCCCTGAGTGTAGGCGCTGAGGTCGGCGCCAACGGTGGCGGTGACAGCCACGGTTTCAATGGCGGACTGAAGGCCAGTTACGCGTTTTGA
- a CDS encoding LysR family transcriptional regulator, producing the protein MLGVKPSSKKASTTPPVPTGVTQNLSDAVSQLSWDDLRIIKTLSECGNRATTAKRLGINVSTVSRRVAQVEKTLGVALFDHRRSGYMLTPEGIELRALAERVELDIVSVTRRVSRAGQGPQGKLRITTSDSLLLYFLTPIIADFKALNEGIAIEVLVGNETLSLARDESDVAVRATKKPAESLVGRKLASIAWAPYGSIKHATTTPFAEGQRWVSYSAGLCGLKAKSYVEDRIGADCISYRTDSVAAASVAIAAGLGYGFLPCMLGDITPGLTRVGPVVRELQDELWLLTHQDIRKSWRVKAFMTFCAAAVAHQKPLIEGQLDLPVAQGETGSVS; encoded by the coding sequence ATGCTTGGCGTGAAACCGTCATCAAAAAAAGCTTCAACCACTCCGCCCGTACCAACCGGCGTCACCCAGAATTTAAGCGATGCTGTAAGTCAGCTTTCTTGGGACGACTTGCGAATCATCAAAACGCTAAGCGAATGCGGTAATAGAGCCACGACAGCGAAACGGTTGGGGATCAATGTATCCACCGTATCGCGTCGCGTGGCTCAAGTGGAAAAGACACTTGGGGTCGCCCTATTTGACCACCGTCGCTCTGGGTACATGCTCACGCCAGAAGGCATCGAGTTAAGGGCGCTCGCCGAACGCGTCGAGCTTGATATCGTCAGCGTTACACGTCGGGTTTCTCGGGCAGGTCAAGGGCCACAGGGAAAGCTTCGGATCACTACCAGCGACTCCCTGCTTTTGTATTTCCTCACACCGATCATCGCCGACTTCAAGGCGCTTAATGAAGGAATTGCCATCGAGGTGCTGGTCGGCAACGAGACGTTAAGTCTCGCCCGCGATGAATCTGACGTAGCGGTAAGAGCGACCAAAAAACCTGCCGAAAGTCTCGTCGGGCGCAAGCTCGCTTCGATCGCATGGGCGCCTTATGGCAGCATAAAACACGCGACTACTACCCCCTTCGCAGAAGGCCAGCGATGGGTGTCGTATTCCGCAGGATTATGTGGACTGAAGGCCAAAAGCTACGTCGAAGACAGAATCGGCGCCGACTGTATTTCTTATCGTACGGACTCCGTCGCGGCCGCGAGCGTCGCCATTGCGGCAGGACTTGGTTACGGCTTTCTTCCGTGCATGCTGGGAGACATTACGCCTGGGTTAACACGCGTAGGGCCAGTTGTGCGCGAACTACAGGACGAGCTCTGGCTGCTTACGCATCAGGACATTCGAAAGTCATGGAGAGTCAAAGCATTCATGACTTTTTGTGCAGCAGCCGTAGCGCATCAAAAGCCTTTGATCGAAGGGCAATTGGATCTCCCGGTTGCGCAGGGCGAAACCGGGAGCGTCTCTTAG
- a CDS encoding transferase, whose product MKSPKIEDYIAQWPLLGVDSAAPWAVVQGCESRILKLLETLGPGYRRHDYCAIHETAIVEQGAVLKGAIFIGEGCFVAAGAYLRGGVYLGRNCIVGPSCELKSTFMLDGSKLAHFNFVGDSLIGEAVNIEAGAIIANYRNELDGADIKIRHEDQVIETGVSKFGALVGDGCKIGANAVIAPGALLRPDTRVPRLGLIDQFAYE is encoded by the coding sequence ATGAAATCGCCAAAAATCGAAGATTACATCGCTCAATGGCCATTACTGGGCGTGGACTCCGCTGCCCCTTGGGCGGTGGTTCAGGGTTGCGAGAGCCGGATTCTGAAATTGCTTGAAACGCTCGGCCCGGGATACCGGCGCCACGACTATTGTGCGATCCATGAAACCGCCATCGTTGAGCAAGGCGCCGTTCTCAAAGGCGCAATCTTCATCGGCGAGGGCTGTTTCGTGGCGGCGGGCGCTTATCTTCGCGGTGGTGTGTATCTCGGCAGAAACTGCATCGTTGGCCCCAGCTGTGAGCTGAAAAGTACCTTCATGCTCGATGGCAGCAAGCTTGCCCACTTCAACTTCGTCGGCGACTCATTGATTGGCGAAGCGGTAAATATTGAAGCCGGCGCGATCATCGCCAACTACCGTAACGAACTGGACGGAGCCGATATCAAGATCCGCCACGAAGATCAGGTGATCGAAACAGGCGTCAGCAAGTTTGGAGCGCTGGTGGGTGACGGCTGCAAGATTGGCGCAAACGCTGTGATTGCTCCTGGCGCTTTGTTGCGGCCCGATACACGTGTTCCTCGTCTGGGGTTGATTGATCAGTTTGCTTATGAGTGA
- a CDS encoding helix-turn-helix domain-containing protein, which translates to MNKETCASSQKDPAKQTGQLKPWQIQRAKQLMLDNLDAHISVAAIAQACALSRSHFTRQFKKSTLVSPKEWMREQRILRGKQLLQTSRLLVAEIALECGFFDQSHFSRTFVQTEGVTPRAWKQNSQSPAL; encoded by the coding sequence ATGAACAAGGAAACATGCGCGTCCTCACAAAAGGATCCGGCTAAACAAACCGGACAATTGAAACCCTGGCAGATCCAGCGCGCCAAGCAGCTGATGCTCGATAACCTGGACGCACATATCTCCGTGGCAGCTATCGCACAGGCGTGTGCGCTGTCGCGCAGCCATTTCACTCGTCAGTTCAAAAAAAGCACTCTCGTCTCACCCAAAGAATGGATGCGAGAGCAAAGGATTCTACGGGGCAAGCAGCTGCTTCAGACGTCAAGATTGTTGGTTGCAGAGATCGCACTAGAATGTGGTTTCTTTGATCAGTCTCACTTCAGTCGAACATTTGTGCAAACCGAAGGTGTGACTCCCAGGGCTTGGAAACAGAACAGTCAATCGCCTGCGCTGTGA
- a CDS encoding class I SAM-dependent methyltransferase, translating into MSNAWNEGYFTDEGYTYSYSREINPVFLRYCLLLRGFATLESNDGVHCELGFGQGVSINIHATANPGSFVGTDFHPGMAAHAIDLATAANNGARLYDDSFEQLLARNDLPQFDSISLHGIWTWVSRDNQKLIVEFARRHLKPGGMLYVSYNCFPGWSPSAPLRNLFSLHDRFANASARSDQRIDAALEFSEALLAANPKYAAAAPSLGARLQSIKGQDRHYVAHEYFNRDWNCMYFADMVDALAPAKLDYATTAVPLDSVDPLNLSAEGMDFLETIEHPIMREQARDYFVNQHFRRDLYVRGATRLSAAERRARMLHSRFALLQPWETVADSVTGPAGEATLQPEIYGPVLDALAAQNYAAKSMRQLLSETAMAYDDLEQALAVLIGMGAVAPCQSEAAESQVSGRCAALNLQLCKRSLYGANIQTLASPVTGGGVTVSRFQQLFLISIKQGKQQPAEWAQLAWGVISEQGEVLVDNGQPLLTAEANIAALTAQAQVFAEQTLPVLRALKIA; encoded by the coding sequence ATGAGCAACGCCTGGAACGAAGGTTATTTCACCGACGAAGGCTACACCTACAGCTATAGCCGGGAGATCAATCCGGTGTTCCTGCGTTACTGCCTGTTGTTGCGCGGGTTCGCCACGCTGGAAAGCAACGACGGCGTGCACTGCGAACTGGGCTTCGGTCAGGGCGTGTCGATCAACATCCACGCCACCGCCAACCCGGGCTCGTTTGTCGGTACGGACTTTCACCCGGGTATGGCGGCCCATGCCATCGACCTCGCGACTGCCGCCAACAATGGCGCCCGTCTGTACGACGACAGTTTCGAACAGCTGCTGGCGCGCAATGATCTGCCGCAGTTCGACAGCATCAGCCTGCATGGCATCTGGACCTGGGTCAGCCGCGACAATCAGAAGCTGATCGTCGAATTCGCCCGCCGTCACCTGAAACCGGGCGGCATGCTCTACGTCAGCTACAACTGCTTCCCCGGCTGGTCGCCATCGGCGCCGCTGCGCAATCTGTTCAGCCTGCATGACCGCTTCGCCAACGCCTCGGCGCGCTCCGATCAGCGCATCGACGCCGCGCTGGAGTTTTCCGAAGCGCTGCTCGCGGCCAATCCGAAGTATGCCGCGGCGGCGCCGAGCCTCGGCGCGCGGCTGCAGAGCATCAAGGGCCAGGATCGTCACTACGTCGCCCACGAATATTTCAACCGCGACTGGAACTGCATGTACTTCGCCGACATGGTCGACGCGCTGGCCCCGGCCAAACTCGACTACGCCACCACGGCAGTGCCGCTGGACTCGGTCGACCCGCTCAACCTGAGCGCCGAAGGCATGGACTTTCTGGAAACCATTGAACACCCGATCATGCGCGAGCAAGCGCGGGACTATTTCGTCAACCAGCACTTCCGCCGCGATCTGTACGTGCGTGGCGCGACGCGCCTGTCCGCTGCCGAACGCCGGGCGAGGATGCTGCACAGCCGTTTCGCGTTGCTGCAACCCTGGGAAACTGTCGCGGATTCGGTCACCGGTCCTGCCGGCGAAGCGACCCTGCAACCGGAAATCTACGGCCCGGTGCTCGATGCCTTGGCGGCGCAGAACTATGCGGCAAAATCGATGCGCCAATTGCTCTCCGAGACTGCAATGGCTTACGACGACCTTGAACAAGCCCTGGCCGTGCTGATCGGTATGGGCGCGGTCGCTCCGTGCCAGAGCGAGGCCGCCGAGTCGCAGGTCAGCGGTCGCTGCGCCGCGCTCAATCTGCAACTGTGCAAACGCTCGCTGTACGGCGCCAACATCCAGACCCTGGCCAGCCCGGTCACGGGTGGTGGGGTGACGGTCAGCCGCTTCCAGCAGCTGTTCCTGATATCGATCAAGCAAGGCAAACAGCAGCCGGCCGAATGGGCGCAACTGGCGTGGGGGGTGATCAGCGAACAAGGTGAAGTACTGGTCGACAATGGCCAACCGCTGCTCACCGCTGAAGCCAATATCGCCGCGCTGACCGCACAGGCGCAGGTGTTCGCCGAGCAGACGCTGCCTGTGCTGAGGGCGCTTAAAATCGCTTGA